From a single Clostridium isatidis genomic region:
- a CDS encoding glucosaminidase domain-containing protein, producing MNRKRINARLSSVLVGILLFSQISVGAVQNTVEESAKENEIQETDDEIIKDVIIDDIVITQETNKENEAKEESTIRDTYDNTASEEELIGEKYEVKKDSSADYLPRLEVYEEESFNLKQQSFLNMQDTEKLEKKTDADYEIALAHEDGTYSFVGSAENFEEAMDKVETIEEEVLNEVVADPMSTASKSFKVQALGEINKSSYSSIDVNNVIASYVSSEANNGAVPVILNSTGNVVYSTKSMGRILKHIDGKIYPYFDKNTDLYSDASLTKVFNYINQGYVDDVPIIEDKGTSAKILVSGYTGWINKNEGSGNYDMIVVPLNQVTNPSYYISENGVLKHFITSDLKGTPGFGTTITIGKAPSYLKNGVRYLSYDGHYFYNGTNIEQGLDKLIGDLQKNTHGNAVNANNPYYNYFNYLPFRSKTNYTSAQLDSFINAKTEANSKLRGTGAAFIAAQNKYGVNALLALGVAINESNWGRSSIAQSKNNIFGLNAIDSNPGQAADSFAKVADSINDFAKNYISRGYADPADWRYYGGFLGNKAHGANIKYASDPYWGEKASQYAFLADYHLSGNNLNNLQDNDYYQLAIYTSANTVKSSNGTLLYKVIDNYNEYAAYVGTPVIINSKNGSSYEIYPERNTPVNNGGYANKYHGNYNFEDKGYISVNGVQFINEPIQVGKWISKDGKWYYEYRNGVKATMWKEINGKWYYFYNDGTMATGWLNYDGKWYYFWPSSGSMAAGSWVKDNGYWYYLTNNGVMATGWIEDKGYKYYLWGGGSMATGWVKDGGNWYYFWDGGSMATGWVKYKDYWYYMKSDGSMATGWQYIGGNWYYFWGGGSMAAGSWIQDNGKWYYLNSNGVLQ from the coding sequence AGAAAATGAAATACAAGAAACAGATGATGAAATAATAAAAGATGTAATTATAGATGACATAGTAATTACACAAGAAACTAATAAAGAAAATGAAGCAAAAGAAGAGAGTACTATAAGAGATACATATGATAATACAGCAAGTGAAGAAGAACTAATAGGTGAAAAATATGAAGTAAAGAAAGATTCCTCGGCAGATTATTTACCAAGATTAGAAGTTTATGAAGAAGAGTCTTTTAATTTAAAGCAACAAAGCTTTTTAAATATGCAAGATACTGAAAAACTAGAAAAGAAAACTGATGCAGATTATGAAATTGCATTAGCTCATGAAGATGGTACGTATTCATTTGTTGGTTCTGCAGAAAATTTTGAAGAAGCAATGGATAAGGTAGAAACGATTGAAGAAGAGGTATTAAATGAAGTAGTTGCTGATCCTATGAGTACTGCTTCTAAAAGTTTTAAAGTACAAGCTTTAGGAGAAATTAATAAGTCTTCATATAGTTCAATAGATGTTAATAATGTGATTGCATCTTATGTAAGTTCAGAAGCTAATAATGGAGCGGTACCTGTAATATTAAACTCAACTGGTAACGTTGTGTATTCTACTAAATCAATGGGGAGAATTTTAAAACATATTGATGGGAAAATATATCCATATTTTGATAAGAATACAGATTTATATAGTGATGCTTCATTAACTAAAGTTTTTAACTATATTAATCAAGGTTATGTAGATGATGTACCTATTATTGAAGATAAGGGAACAAGTGCTAAAATATTAGTTTCAGGATATACAGGATGGATTAATAAAAATGAAGGCAGTGGAAATTATGATATGATAGTAGTTCCACTTAATCAAGTTACAAATCCAAGTTACTATATATCTGAAAATGGTGTATTAAAGCACTTTATAACATCTGATTTAAAAGGAACGCCTGGCTTTGGAACAACAATAACAATTGGTAAAGCTCCATCATATTTAAAAAATGGGGTAAGATATTTAAGTTATGACGGACATTATTTTTATAATGGAACTAATATAGAGCAAGGCTTAGATAAATTAATAGGAGATTTACAAAAAAACACACATGGTAATGCTGTAAATGCAAATAATCCTTATTATAACTATTTTAACTATCTTCCTTTTAGAAGTAAGACAAATTATACTTCAGCACAATTAGATAGTTTTATAAATGCAAAGACAGAAGCAAATTCTAAACTTAGAGGTACTGGTGCCGCATTTATTGCAGCTCAAAATAAATATGGAGTAAATGCTTTATTAGCGTTAGGTGTTGCAATTAATGAATCAAATTGGGGAAGGTCAAGTATTGCTCAATCAAAAAACAATATATTTGGTTTAAATGCAATAGATTCAAACCCTGGACAAGCAGCTGATAGTTTTGCTAAGGTTGCTGATAGTATAAATGATTTTGCGAAAAATTACATTTCGAGAGGCTATGCGGATCCAGCAGACTGGAGATATTATGGTGGCTTTTTAGGAAACAAGGCTCATGGTGCAAATATTAAATATGCATCAGATCCATACTGGGGTGAAAAAGCTAGTCAATATGCATTTTTAGCAGATTATCATTTATCTGGTAATAATTTAAATAATTTACAAGATAATGATTACTATCAATTAGCAATATATACTTCAGCAAATACTGTTAAATCCTCAAATGGAACTTTACTTTATAAGGTTATAGATAATTATAATGAGTATGCTGCATATGTAGGAACACCAGTAATAATTAATTCTAAGAATGGTTCTTCTTATGAAATATATCCCGAGAGAAATACTCCTGTAAATAATGGAGGATATGCTAATAAGTATCATGGAAATTATAATTTCGAAGATAAGGGATATATAAGTGTTAATGGTGTACAATTTATTAATGAACCAATTCAAGTTGGCAAATGGATTTCAAAAGATGGGAAATGGTACTATGAATATAGAAATGGTGTAAAAGCAACAATGTGGAAAGAAATCAATGGAAAATGGTATTATTTCTATAATGATGGAACTATGGCAACAGGTTGGTTAAATTATGATGGAAAATGGTATTACTTCTGGCCAAGTAGTGGAAGTATGGCAGCAGGAAGTTGGGTTAAAGATAACGGCTATTGGTATTACTTAACTAATAATGGAGTAATGGCTACTGGATGGATAGAAGATAAAGGATATAAATATTATCTATGGGGTGGCGGAAGCATGGCAACCGGCTGGGTTAAAGATGGCGGAAACTGGTACTATTTCTGGGACGGTGGAAGCATGGCGACTGGCTGGGTTAAATATAAGGACTATTGGTATTATATGAAGAGCGATGGATCAATGGCAACAGGCTGGCAATATATCGGCGGAAATTGGTATTACTTCTGGGGCGGCGGAAGCATGGCTGCAGGAAGTTGGATACAAGATAATGGAAAATGGTATTACCTAAATTCTAATGGAGTTTTACAATAA